A region from the Diorhabda sublineata isolate icDioSubl1.1 chromosome X, icDioSubl1.1, whole genome shotgun sequence genome encodes:
- the LOC130450959 gene encoding facilitated trehalose transporter Tret1-2 homolog, with protein MVDYRDGSDSGQNATLEDLVHDWKDVTVKDVYSQDIKKKSDSAFLCFSALTANVLLFVCSNFHVWSSPVIPKLKSNSSEINPIGRPITTMETSMLAGLPFLIGLVGSIFIGAISDLIGRKRVMVYSAVFILLASSVIVFSNNIYAYIIARCGIFIAYSATLVLLPIYLTEICEDHNRAKYGCLMGISLPGGHLFSYAIGSITTIPIYTSICVAPILPFLVAFGIFAPETPAFLIAKGQTEQAMKTLEKLRYNNTPQEIEREYEKIKESYNIRKSAGKFTLIKLLTSKVTRKALVLALLPLLVQNFSGVTVIMQFMAPIFNEAGTVLSGNTISVIAGAIKVITFFTIAMFVEKVGRRRPLLISGYGTGVTIFFLGLFFYWRYTKWAHVNQVLWLPLLCLVLNLLLYSGGLGPIPMAIMSQLFTTNVRSIAISVIVTINGILIFLLNFLFPIISNKFGVHVCLWLFTFCCMVGTTLIHFFLPETKGRSILQIQELLGK; from the exons ATGGTTGATTACCGAGATGGTAGTGATTCTGGGCAAAATGCCACTTTAGAAGATTTAGTTCATGATTGGAAAGATGTTACAGTTAAGGACGTTTATTCTCAGGATATTAAGAAAAAGTCTGATTCGGCTTTTCTCTGTTTTTCTGCACTTACAG ctAATGTACTACTCTTcgtttgttcaaattttcacgTATGGTCGTCTCCTGTCATACCAAAGTTGAAATCTAATAGTAGTGAGATTAATCCAATAGGCAGACCCATAACTACTATGGAAACATCAATGCTGGCCGGTTTACCATTTCTAATAGGATTAGTTGGTTCAATCTTCATAGGAGCTATATCAGATTTAATTGGTAGAAAGAGAGTCATGGTATACAGCGcagtatttatattattagcAAGTTCGGTGATTGTATTCAGTAACAACATATATGCGTACATAATAGCGAGATGTGGAATATTTATCGCATATTCTGCCACCCTGGTATTATTGCCAATTTATCTCACAGAAATTTGTGAGGATCACAATAGAGCTAAATATGGTTGTTTGATGGGTATCAGTTTACCAGGTGGACATCTCTTCAGTTATGCAATTGGATCAATAACAACTATACCGATTTATACCTCAATTTGTGTAGCTCCAATATTACCATTTTTAGTAGCATTCGGTATATTTGCACCAGAAACTCCAGCTTTTCTAATTGCTAAAGGACAAACAGAACAGGCTATGAAAACACTTGAAAAGCTTAGATATAATAATACACCTCAAGAAATTGAAAGAGAATACGAAAAGATCAAAGAAAGTTATAATATTAGGAAAAGCGCTGGCAAGTTTACTCTGATAAAGCTCTTGACGTCAAAAGTCACGAGAAAGGCTCTAGTATTAGCTCTATTACCTCTATTGGTTCAAAATTTTTCAGGCGTTACTGTAATTATGCAGTTCATGGCACCCATTTTCAATGAAGCAG GTACAGTTTTATCCGGAAACACAATTTCAGTAATAGCAGGAGCTATTAaagttataacatttttcaCTATTGCTATGTTTGTGGAAAAAGTGGGAAGAAGACGTCCTTTGCTAATATCCGGCTATGGAACAGGAGTTACCATCTTCTttcttggattatttttttactggAGGTATACAAAGTGGGCGCACGTGAATCAAGTTCTATGGTTACCATTATTATGTCTTGTTCTAAATTTGTTGTTATATTCCGGTGGTTTGGGACCCATCCCTATGGCCATCATGAGCCAACTATTCACTACTAATGTAAGATCTATTGCCATATCTGTTATCGTTACAATCAATGGAATCCTCATTTTCTTGTTAAATTTCCTTTTTCCCATAATAAGTAACAAATTCGGCGTTCATGTTTGTTTATGGTTATTCACTTTTTGCTGTATGGTAGGTACCACTTTAATCCATTTTTTCTTACCAGAAACAAAAGGAAGGAGTATCCTTCAAATTCAAGAATTACTAGGAAAATAG
- the LOC130450962 gene encoding secretory carrier-associated membrane protein 1 isoform X2, whose translation MSGFDENPFGEPTIDNPFADPSVQQVARSASAQLKVDDYNPFDNQAQNQTPMSYGQSNTGPAIMQPTQEPPAYTKSGQQQAQNISKPTLDTAELQRRQEELERKEQELARREEEMRNSTYNVRRNNWPPLPEQCCFQPCFYQDIQVDIPLEFQKIVKNLYYLWIYHGALMIVNVIGGIILENVTIVGLGILYLLLFTPFGYLCWFRPAYKAFRSDSSFNFMVFFFIFFFQFVITTIQFIGIPSSGTIGIITALSTFGKTAWSIFSGIIALIIAIGFGFAAAADLFLISKIHRMYRSTGASLAKAQQEFTTEFFRSQHVRNAASNVAAAAVNSQLNQNQNNPRY comes from the exons ATGTCTGGATTTGACGAAAATCCTTTTGGGGAACCCACTATCGACAACCCTTTTGCA GATCCTTCTGTTCAACAAGTTGCCAGAAGTGCGAGTGCCCAACTGAAGGTGGATGATTACAATCCATTTGATAACCAAGCACAAAATCAAACACCG ATGAGCTATGGCCAAAGCAATACTGGCCCAGCAATTATGCAGCCTACTCAAGAACCACCAGCATACACCAAAAGTGGTCAACAACAAGcccaaaatatatcaaaaccCACTTTAGACACAGCTGAACTTCAG agAAGACAAGAGGAATTAGAAAGAAAAGAACAAGAATTGGCTCGAAGAGAAGAGGAAATGAGAAATTCCACATATAATGTAAGGCGTAATAATTGGCCACCATTGCCTGAACAATGCTGCTTTCAACCTTGTTTTTACCAGGATATCCAAGTCGACATTCCtttagaatttcaaaaaattgtaaaaaatcttTACTACCTTTGGATAT aTCATGGAGCCTTGATGATTGTAAATGTTATTGGTGGAATAATTCTAGAAAATGTTACTATTGTCGGATTGGGGATATTGTACCTTTTATTATTTACCCCATTCGGATATTTATGTTGGTTTAGACCTGCATACAAAGCTTTCAGATCAGATTCATCTTTCAACTTTATggtgtttttcttcatatttttctttcaatttgttatTACTACTATTCAATTTATTGGTATTCCTAGTTCGGGCACTAT AGGAATTATTACCGCTCTTTCAACGTTTGGAAAGACAGCTTGGAGTATTTTTAGTGGAATAATTGCATTGATTATTGCCATTGGATTTGGATTTGCAGCAGCAgctgatttatttttgatttctaag ATCCACCGCATGTATAGAAGTACGGGAGCTAGTTTGGCAAAAGCTCAGCAAGAATTCACTACAGAGTTTTTCCGCAGTCAACACGTTCGTAACGCCGCCAGCAATGTAGCAGCGGCTGCCGTTAATTCTCAATTAaaccaaaatcaaaataaccCCAGATACTAG
- the LOC130450962 gene encoding secretory carrier-associated membrane protein 1 isoform X1: protein MSGFDENPFGEPTIDNPFADPSVQQVARSASAQLKVDDYNPFDNQAQNQTPQMSYGQSNTGPAIMQPTQEPPAYTKSGQQQAQNISKPTLDTAELQRRQEELERKEQELARREEEMRNSTYNVRRNNWPPLPEQCCFQPCFYQDIQVDIPLEFQKIVKNLYYLWIYHGALMIVNVIGGIILENVTIVGLGILYLLLFTPFGYLCWFRPAYKAFRSDSSFNFMVFFFIFFFQFVITTIQFIGIPSSGTIGIITALSTFGKTAWSIFSGIIALIIAIGFGFAAAADLFLISKIHRMYRSTGASLAKAQQEFTTEFFRSQHVRNAASNVAAAAVNSQLNQNQNNPRY from the exons ATGTCTGGATTTGACGAAAATCCTTTTGGGGAACCCACTATCGACAACCCTTTTGCA GATCCTTCTGTTCAACAAGTTGCCAGAAGTGCGAGTGCCCAACTGAAGGTGGATGATTACAATCCATTTGATAACCAAGCACAAAATCAAACACCG CAGATGAGCTATGGCCAAAGCAATACTGGCCCAGCAATTATGCAGCCTACTCAAGAACCACCAGCATACACCAAAAGTGGTCAACAACAAGcccaaaatatatcaaaaccCACTTTAGACACAGCTGAACTTCAG agAAGACAAGAGGAATTAGAAAGAAAAGAACAAGAATTGGCTCGAAGAGAAGAGGAAATGAGAAATTCCACATATAATGTAAGGCGTAATAATTGGCCACCATTGCCTGAACAATGCTGCTTTCAACCTTGTTTTTACCAGGATATCCAAGTCGACATTCCtttagaatttcaaaaaattgtaaaaaatcttTACTACCTTTGGATAT aTCATGGAGCCTTGATGATTGTAAATGTTATTGGTGGAATAATTCTAGAAAATGTTACTATTGTCGGATTGGGGATATTGTACCTTTTATTATTTACCCCATTCGGATATTTATGTTGGTTTAGACCTGCATACAAAGCTTTCAGATCAGATTCATCTTTCAACTTTATggtgtttttcttcatatttttctttcaatttgttatTACTACTATTCAATTTATTGGTATTCCTAGTTCGGGCACTAT AGGAATTATTACCGCTCTTTCAACGTTTGGAAAGACAGCTTGGAGTATTTTTAGTGGAATAATTGCATTGATTATTGCCATTGGATTTGGATTTGCAGCAGCAgctgatttatttttgatttctaag ATCCACCGCATGTATAGAAGTACGGGAGCTAGTTTGGCAAAAGCTCAGCAAGAATTCACTACAGAGTTTTTCCGCAGTCAACACGTTCGTAACGCCGCCAGCAATGTAGCAGCGGCTGCCGTTAATTCTCAATTAaaccaaaatcaaaataaccCCAGATACTAG
- the LOC130450960 gene encoding isovaleryl-CoA dehydrogenase, mitochondrial, whose product MNLRNLFSGINKVKCFQRRQLSQYYPIDEHIFGLSDEQIQLRDTIFNFAQKELAPIANEIDKKNNFENVREFFKKLGSLGTLGITVNPEYGGTGGSYTDHVIIMEELSRASGSIGLSYGAHSNLCVNQIHRNGSEYLKKKYLPKLCSGENIGALAMSEPGSGSDVVSMKLKAEKRGDHYILNGNKFWITNGPDADVLVVYAKTDSHSKKPQHSISAFVIEKGFQGFKTGQKLDKLGMRGSNTAELIFEDCIVPKENLLGTENKGVYVLMSGLDLERLVLAAGPVGIMQASCDVAFSYAHVRKQFNTRIGEFPLLQGKLADMYTTLSACRSYLYSVARSCDKQKINRKDCAGVILYCAEKSVKIALDAIQILGGNGYINDYPTGRYLRDAKLYEIGAGTSEIRRLVIGRAINSEYS is encoded by the coding sequence atgaatttgcGTAATTTATTTAGTGGTATTAATAAGGtgaaatgttttcaaagaaGACAATTATCTCAATATTATCCCATAGATGAACATATTTTTGGATTATCGGATGAACAGATCCAATTAAGAGacactattttcaattttgcaCAAAAGGAATTGGCCCCGATCGCTAatgaaatagacaaaaaaaataatttcgagaaTGTACGAGAATTCTTCAAAAAGTTGGGCAGCTTGGGGACTTTAGGTATTACAGTGAATCCAGAGTATGGTGGTACTGGAGGAAGTTATACAGATCACGTTATTATTATGGAAGAATTAAGCAGAGCATCTGGATCGATAGGCTTATCTTATGGCGCACATTCTAACTTGTGTGTCAATCAAATTCACAGAAATGGTAGtgaatatttaaagaaaaaatatcttccAAAATTATGTAGTGGGGAAAATATTGGTGCATTAGCAATGTCAGAGCCAGGATCTGGATCTGATGTAGTATCTATGAAGTTGAAAGCAGAAAAAAGAGGAGatcattatattttgaatggTAACAAATTTTGGATAACTAATGGTCCTGATGCAGATGTTCTTGTAGTTTATGCCAAAACAGATTCGCATTCTAAAAAACCCCAACATAGTATATCAGcgtttgtaattgaaaaaggaTTCCAAGGATTTAAAACGGGTCAAAAATTAGACAAACTTGGCATGAGAGGTTCAAATACTGCAGAATTGATTTTTGAAGATTGCATAGTTCCCAAAGAAAACCTGTTAGGGACAGAAAATAAAGGAGTATATGTACTTATGAGTGGTCTAGATTTAGAAAGACTAGTATTGGCAGCTGGCCCAGTAGGAATCATGCAAGCTTCTTGTGATGTAGCTTTTTCATATGCCCATGTTAGAAAACAATTCAATACACGAATTGGTGAATTCCCATTATTACAAGGAAAATTGGCAGATATGTATACCACATTAAGTGCATGTAGAAGTTATTTATACAGTGTTGCTAGATCTTGTGATAagcaaaaaattaatagaaaagaCTGTGCAGGTGTTATATTGTACTGTGCTGAAAAATCTGTGAAAATTGCATTAGATGCTATACAAATTTTGGGAGGAAATGGTTATATTAATGATTATCCCACTGGACGATATCTAAGAGATGCCAAATTATACGAGATtggagctggaacctcggaaattagaaGACTTGTGATAGGCAGGGCTATTAACTCTGAATATTCTTGA
- the LOC130450961 gene encoding venom protease-like isoform X1 → MKKQLTCLFLLMYFKVFAQDGDKCTLRGTRKSGICKIITDCPSAVEEAKSGIEQTLCGYADDLITAIVCCEEKRIVNNFNKQQQKRISQEKCEEYNRPVTAVVGVLPLISDAVPITIKNPKCDYNVKPLIVGGEPAEPGEFPFMALVGFNTTSEPWRCGGTLISNRFIVTAAHCTFTTDAGKPTVVRLGELDLSSENDGSKYKDYPLKRIIIHPDYSPPSKYNDIALLETRDEIKFTQFIRPACLNLNRGIQNGKAIATGWGRTDFAADNSDKLMKVTLNVYTNEKCTTTFPSDESLPRGIASTMVCAGDLKGGKDTCYGDSGGPLVITKTGNMCYFYLIGITSFGKLCGFSNTPAIYTRVSEYIPWIENIVW, encoded by the exons atgaaaaaacaattgacctgtctttttttattgatgtacTTTAAAGTGTTTGCTCAAg ATGGTGATAAATGTACATTGAGAGGTACGCGCAAATCGGgcatttgtaaaataattacaGACTGTCCAAGTGCAGTGGAAGAAGCGAAATCAGGAATTGAACAAACGTTATGCGGTTATGCAGACGATTTAATTACGGCTATTGTATGTTGCGAAG AAAAGAGAATCGTAAACAATTTcaacaaacaacaacaaaagAGAATAAGCCAAGAAA AATGTGAAGAATATAATAGACCGGTTACAGCCGTCGTCGGTGTTTTACCGCTAATATCGGATGCGGTTcctattacaataaaaaatccaaaatgtgATTATAACGTTAAACCTTTAATAGTAGGTGGTGAACCAGCCGAACCGGGAGAATTCCCTTTCATG gcTCTTGTAGGATTTAATACAACGTCTGAACCTTGGAGATGTGGTGGAACTCTAATAAGTAATAGATTCATCGTAACTGCCGCTCACTGTACTTTTACTACTGACGC CGGCAAGCCAACAGTAGTTCGTCTCGGTGAACTAGATTTGTCATCTGAAAATGACGGTTCAAAATATAAAGATTATCctttaaaaagaataataatacaTCCAGATTATTCACCCCCTTCGAAATATAACGATATCGCTCTACTCGAAACTCGAGACGAAATAAAATTTACGCAATTTATTCGACCGGCGTGTTTAAATCTAAACAGGGGTATACAAAACGGTAAGGCTATAGCCACCGGTTGGGGAAGAACCGATTTCGCCGCCGATAATAGCGATAAACTTATGAAAGTCACGTTAAACGTTTATACGAACGAAAAATGTACGACAACTTTTCCGAGCGATGAATCTTTACCGAGGGGAATAGCGTCTACCATGGTATGCGCTGGAGATCTTAAAGGCGGAAAAGATACATGTTAT GGAGATTCCGGAGGTCCACTTGTAATTACCAAAACTGGAAATatgtgttatttttatttgataggaATAACATCGTTTGGAAAATTGTGCGGATTTAGTAATACGCCTGCCATTTATACTAGAGTATCAGAATATATACCGTGGATTGAGAATATAGTTTGGtag
- the LOC130450961 gene encoding venom protease-like isoform X2 → MRLCRRFNYGYCMLRRKENRKQFQQTTTKENKPRNVLECEEYNRPVTAVVGVLPLISDAVPITIKNPKCDYNVKPLIVGGEPAEPGEFPFMALVGFNTTSEPWRCGGTLISNRFIVTAAHCTFTTDAGKPTVVRLGELDLSSENDGSKYKDYPLKRIIIHPDYSPPSKYNDIALLETRDEIKFTQFIRPACLNLNRGIQNGKAIATGWGRTDFAADNSDKLMKVTLNVYTNEKCTTTFPSDESLPRGIASTMVCAGDLKGGKDTCYGDSGGPLVITKTGNMCYFYLIGITSFGKLCGFSNTPAIYTRVSEYIPWIENIVW, encoded by the exons ATGCGGTTATGCAGACGATTTAATTACGGCTATTGTATGTTGCGAAG AAAAGAGAATCGTAAACAATTTcaacaaacaacaacaaaagAGAATAAGCCAAGAAA tGTTTTAGAATGTGAAGAATATAATAGACCGGTTACAGCCGTCGTCGGTGTTTTACCGCTAATATCGGATGCGGTTcctattacaataaaaaatccaaaatgtgATTATAACGTTAAACCTTTAATAGTAGGTGGTGAACCAGCCGAACCGGGAGAATTCCCTTTCATG gcTCTTGTAGGATTTAATACAACGTCTGAACCTTGGAGATGTGGTGGAACTCTAATAAGTAATAGATTCATCGTAACTGCCGCTCACTGTACTTTTACTACTGACGC CGGCAAGCCAACAGTAGTTCGTCTCGGTGAACTAGATTTGTCATCTGAAAATGACGGTTCAAAATATAAAGATTATCctttaaaaagaataataatacaTCCAGATTATTCACCCCCTTCGAAATATAACGATATCGCTCTACTCGAAACTCGAGACGAAATAAAATTTACGCAATTTATTCGACCGGCGTGTTTAAATCTAAACAGGGGTATACAAAACGGTAAGGCTATAGCCACCGGTTGGGGAAGAACCGATTTCGCCGCCGATAATAGCGATAAACTTATGAAAGTCACGTTAAACGTTTATACGAACGAAAAATGTACGACAACTTTTCCGAGCGATGAATCTTTACCGAGGGGAATAGCGTCTACCATGGTATGCGCTGGAGATCTTAAAGGCGGAAAAGATACATGTTAT GGAGATTCCGGAGGTCCACTTGTAATTACCAAAACTGGAAATatgtgttatttttatttgataggaATAACATCGTTTGGAAAATTGTGCGGATTTAGTAATACGCCTGCCATTTATACTAGAGTATCAGAATATATACCGTGGATTGAGAATATAGTTTGGtag